Proteins from a single region of Mytilus trossulus isolate FHL-02 chromosome 2, PNRI_Mtr1.1.1.hap1, whole genome shotgun sequence:
- the LOC134707336 gene encoding MORN repeat-containing protein 5-like — MEYTGSSYDGDHKNGRMEGKGKYEFPTETKYEGDMKDGMFHGKGTLFFPNGSKYDASWENGIAIEGKYTFADGLRYEEENWEYCDGYDRRFYTEICNGLKPAGRSQLTNRVPPRDIPEGCYDCGDGFYNPDTRVVVDYNQKFLRNADDDEDEWIRRTCRKGWDEIVGIKGRIPQSAA; from the exons ATGGAGTACACAGGCAGCAGTTATGATGGAGATCACAAAAATGGGAG GATGGAAGGCAAGGGAAAGTATGAATTTccaacagaaacaaaatatgaaGGTGATATGAAAGATGGTATGTTCCATGGAAAAGGAACATTATTTTTCCCAAATGGTAGTAAATATGATGCATCATGGGAGAACGGTATTGCCATAGAG GGTAAATACACATTTGCTGATGGTTTAAGATATGAAGAAGAGAATTGGGAATATTGTGATGGTTATGATAGAAGATTTTATACAGAAATCTGTAATGGTTTAAAACCTGCAG GTCGATCACAGTTAACCAACAGAGTGCCACCTAGAGACATACCAGAAGGCTGTTATGATTGTGGAGATGGATTCTATAATCCAGATACAAGGGTTGTTGTGGATTATAATCAGAAATTTTTACGAAATGCAG ATGATGATGAAGATGAATGGATACGACGAACCTGTAGGAAAGGTTGGGATGAGATTGTAGGCATTAAAGGGAGAATACCTCAGTCTGCAGCATGA